From Rutidosis leptorrhynchoides isolate AG116_Rl617_1_P2 chromosome 3, CSIRO_AGI_Rlap_v1, whole genome shotgun sequence, a single genomic window includes:
- the LOC139902690 gene encoding uncharacterized protein has product MTSSLLATLNLLSAAVSFAIVDYESIRSTISAVGDPGMKRDGLRVGFEAWNFCNEVGVEAPSMGSPRAADCFDLVSTSKIIHKVTEHANRLGVGDTFPGINPKSLHNPDLYAAEKEVYLGNLCEVVDDKETNPWQFWMIMLKNGNYDTTSALCPENGKKVPPFSSTRFPCFGKGCMNQPILNHQPTTVTLSGSKKTAIGLGSDSGPVMQGGFNGTYDLETGSGNGSVSYYEVTWTKTVGIGSWEFNHKLKTSKKYPWLMLYLRADATKGFSGGYHYDTRGMLKKLPESPNFKVRLTLDVKKGGGSKSQFYLIDMGSCWKNNGQPCNGDVLTDVTRYSEMIINPETPAWCAPSGLGNCPPYHITPNDTKIYRNDTANFPYGAYHYYCGPGNAEYMEKPYSTCDPYSNPMAQEIVQLLPHPIWGEYGYPIKQGDGWVGDARTWELDVGGLSSRLYFYQDPGSKPAKRIWTSLDVGTEIFVSDKDEEAEWTLSDFDVIIT; this is encoded by the exons atgacatcatcattacttGCCACCCTTAATCTTCTATCCGCTGCGGTCTCGTTCGCGATTGTCGATTATGAAAGTATTCGTTCGACGATTTCTGCTGTTGGTGATCCAGGAATGAAAAGAGATGGATTAAGAGTTGGATTTGAAGCATGGAATTTTTGTAATGAAGTTGGTGTTGAAGCTCCTTCAATGGGTAGTCCAAGAGCTGCTGATTGCTTTGATCTTGTTTCCACTAGTAAGATTAT TCACAAAGTGACAGAACACGCAAACCGGTTAGGTGTAGGCGACACGTTTCCTGGAATAAATCCAAAATCGCTACATAATCCAGACCTATACGCAGCCGAAAAAGAGGTGTATCTAGGCAATTTATGTGAAGTTGTAGATGATAAGGAAACAAACCCATGGCAATTTTGGATGATAATGTTGAAAAATGGCAATTACGACACCACATCTGCTCTATGTCCTGAAAACGGTAAAAAGGTGCCACCTTTTAGCTCGACACGATTTCCTTGTTTCGGAAAAGGTTGTATGAATCAACCCATTTTGAATCATCAGCCCACAACTGTTACTCTGTCTGGGTCTAAGAAGACAGCCATTGGGTTAGGGTCGGATTCTGGCCCGGTTATGCAAGGTGGGTTTAATGGTACCTATGATTTGGAAACGGGTTCGGGTAATGGTAGTGTGTCGTATTATGAGGTGACGTGGACCAAAACAGTTGGAATTGGTAGTTGGGAATTTAATCATAAACTGAAAACATCAAAGAAGTATCCATGGTTGATGCTGTATTTGAGAGCTGATGCAACCAAAGGTTTTTCTGGTGGTTATCACTATGATACAAGAGGCATGCTTAAAAAA CTTCCCGAGTCTCCAAATTTCAAAGTGAGGTTGACACTAGATGTGAAAAAAGGGGGTGGATCAAAGAGCCAATTCTACCTAATTGACATGGGAAGTTGTTGGAAAAACAACGGACAACCTTGTAACGGTGACGTGTTAACCGACGTTACTAGATACAGTGAAATGATCATTAACCCCGAAACTCCAGCATGGTGTGCCCCGTCAGGACTCGGAAACTGCCCACCTTATCACATAACTCCAAACGACACTAAAATTTACAGAAACGACACTGCAAACTTCCCATACGGGGCCTACCATTATTATTGTGGTCCGGGGAATGCAGAATATATGGAGAAACCGTACAGCACGTGTGACCCGTACAGTAATCCAATGGCACAAGAAATTGTTCAGTTGTTGCCTCATCCAATTTGGGGTGAATATGGGTATCCTATAAAACAGGGTGATGGGTGGGTCGGTGATGCTAGAACTTGGGAGCTCGATGTTGGTGGTCTCTCTAGTCGACTCTATTTCTATCAG GATCCGGGAAGTAAACCTGCAAAAAGGATATGGACATCACTCGATGTAGGAACCGAAATATTTGTAAGTGACAAAGATGAAGAGGCAGAATGGACCTTGAGCGACTTTGATGTTATAATCACATAA
- the LOC139899459 gene encoding two-pore potassium channel 5, with product MESESCLEFHPDFENQNLSDDKPSSSIMILNRTNSNKHKFHRCKTEPALVILPENLNKSTDPKPDSASLLRQATLLLVLYLSLGVLIYIFNRDHFSGIETHPLVDAIYFCIVTMCTIGYGDIAPVTPTAKLFSCFYVIVGFGFIDIMLSGVLNYVLDLQENMMLNSDVVRLEHNEVEAERVKWAKGAKVTLLGYVFDYAKGRMRIRLKVGLALGVVLMSIGIGVFVLYFVERLDWVDSLYLSVLSVTTVGYGDKAFETLHGRLFASIWLLFSTLMVARAFLYLAEARIDKRHRKVANWVLNREITVQDLLDADINNNGFLSKSEYILFKLKEMGKIGERDILEICNQFGKLDSSNSGKITLHRLLAGRSI from the exons ATGGAATCAGAATCATGTTTAGAATTTCACCCAGACTTCGAAAACCAGAATCTATCAGATGATAAACCCAGCTCATCAATTATGATCTTGAACCGTACAAACTCCAACAAACACAAATTCCACCGTTGCAAAACAGAGCCGGCCCTGGTTATACTGCCCGAAAATCTAAACAAATCAACCGACCCGAAACCCGATTCGGCTTCACTTTTACGACAAGCTACACTTTTGCTTGTTCTGTATTTATCTTTAGGTGTTCTGATTTATATATTCAACCGTGATCATTTTTCAGGGATCGAAACACATCCGTTAGTCGATGCTATATATTTTTGTATCGTAACTATGTGTACAATCGGTTATGGTGATATTGCACCCGTTACACCTACTGCTAAACTGTTTTCATGTTTTTATGTTATAGTAGGATTCGggtttattgatattatgttatctGGTGTTTTGAATTATGTTCTTGATTTACAAGAAAACATGATGTTGAATTCGGATGTGGTTAGATTGGAGCATAATGAGGTAGAGGCAGAACGGGTCAAATGGGCTAAAGGGGCGAAAGTGACGTTACTAGGTTATGTTTTTGATTATGCGAAAGGGAGAATGCGGATTAGATTGAAGGTTGGTTTGGCACTTGGTGTGGTTTTGATGAGTATTGGAATCGGGGTGTTTGTTTTGTATTTTGTGGAGCGTTTGGATTGGGTTGATTCGTTGTATTTGTCTGTTTTATCGGTTACTACGGTTGGTTATGGAGATAAGGCGTTTGAGACACTTCATGGAAGATTATTTGCATCTATTTGGCTTCTGTTTTCGACGCTTATGGTGGCCCGTGCGTTTTTGTATTTGGCTGAGGCCCGAATCGATAAAAGGCATCGAAAAGTGGCGAATTGGGTTTTGAATAGGGAAATCACTGTTCAAGACTTGTTAGATGCTGATATTAATAACAATGGCTTCCTCAG TAAGTCAGAATATATATTGTTTAAGTTGAAAGAAATGGGGAAGATAGGAGAAAGAGATATATTGGAAATATGcaatcaatttgggaagcttgatagTAGCAATTCTGGGAAGATAACATTGCACCGACTATTGGCAGGTCGTAGTATATAA